Proteins co-encoded in one Juglans regia cultivar Chandler chromosome 16, Walnut 2.0, whole genome shotgun sequence genomic window:
- the LOC108987104 gene encoding uncharacterized protein LOC108987104 gives MTKAAFPTQRHTNPLIWILAIFCAIISLAVIIAGIVVFAGYMIIHPRVPFISVTSASLDTLRYDQAGLLEIQMIIVIRAENDNTRAHSSFSHTSFMLSFQGLVLAKLVAGPFDVSKNSSTDFNYELPSSQIPLDPMQMEEVDSSLKKNEISFDLRGSSRAMWRVGPFRASGGGDTDAGPSFGGSSWCSNAHAAMLASLALTYQVSESTLFEVPSPHEGAVDVDE, from the exons ATGACAAAAGCCGCCTTTCCTACTCAGAGACACACCAACCCTTTGATCTGGATCTTAGCCATATTCTGCGCCATCATATCCCTAGCAGTGATCATCGCAGGCATCGTCGTGTTCGCCGGATACATGATCATCCATCCGAGGGTGCCTTTCATCAGCGTCACCTCCGCCAGCCTCGACACTTTACGTTATGATCAAGCTGGTCTTCTCGAGATCCAAATGATCATTGTTATCAGGGCCGAGAACGACAACACCAGAGCCCATTCAAGCTTTTCGCACACCAGTTTCATGCTCAGCTTTCAGGGGCTGGTGTTGGCTAAACTCGTCGCCGGCCCTTTTGATGTGAGCAAAAACAGTTCCACCGATTTTAACTATGAGCTACCATCTTCTCAAATACCTTTGGATCCTATGCAAATGGAGGAAGTAGACTcttctttgaagaaaaatgaaatctcGTTCGATTTGAGAGGGAGCTCGAGAGCTATGTGGAGAGTTGGGCCATTTCG GGCTTCCGGTGGGGGTGATACTGACGCTGGGCCATCTTTCGGGGGCAGCAGTTGGTGTTCCAATGCTCATGCGGCGATGCTGGCTTCATTGGCCCTCACTTACCAAGTGTCGGAATCGACGCTCTTCGAGGTCCCTAGTCCACATGAGGGTGCCGTTGACGTTGACGAGTGA